DNA sequence from the Verrucomicrobiia bacterium genome:
CCCCAGCCTCTCACCACACTCAACCGCGCGGTGCCCCTGCCTCCGGTGCATCCCGGAGGTGTGGGTGAGGAGGGAGCCAGTCGGAGGGACGAGCTCCGCGAGTCCACAAGCCAGCGCTCCACACCCTTGCGGCCTCGTGGAACCCGGCCCTCCGAGGCGACGCTTCGCGAAGTTCGCACCTCTCCCCGCAACTCCGGCATGCACGCCCCACCCCTCAACGGAGTTCCCGGAACCGCCCGTCCATCCCCAATACCGACCATTGGCTCACGTCCGGTCCGTCCCACACCAGCCGCCAGCCCCGGATATCCGCCGCCGCCAGTTCCGCCAGCAGGTCGGGCTCCAACCCCGGCTCCAGCCACGGATCGAATAGAAACTCCTCCCAGAAGTTGTGGTGCCCCGGCCGGTAGGTCTGTGAGAAATCGCCCCGCAATACCACCGGCCTCGACGTGAACCCCGTCACCGTCGTCTCCACCCACGCCTGCAACGGCGCCGTGTACCCCGCCACAATGCCCTTCGGCTCCGGCGGCCAGTAGAACTCGGTCCGCACTTCCCATCCCCCCTTCCGTCCCATCCGCTCCTGCCGCTTGCTGCCCGGTCCCACCGGCGTCAGCGGCACCAGATTGACGCTCTCGCGCGAAGTGGTCGTGTTGGCGATCACCCCGTCAGACCGGACCTCCAGCGTCGGTTGCGGGCTGGCATAGCGCGCCTCCCACTCGACCCGCGCATCCTGGAGCACCGCCACCGGCCCGGCCCCGTTCGGCACATGGATCCCTCGATGCACCCGCAACCGCCAGGTCGCCCAGTCCGATTCCCAGGCGTCCTCGGTCGCCTCCTCGCCGAGACCATACCGGTACCCGGGCAACGTCGCGATCGGACCCGCCAGCGTCCGTTCCTCCAGACCCTCGATCCAGCGCCCCTCGACGCGATCGAACAGCGTCTCCCCAAGCGACGCCTCGTCCCAACGCGTGTGGCGTGTCTCGAATTCCCAGAACGACTTCAGCCGGTGCAGCGCCATCAATTCCCCGAATTCCCCCTGTTCCACCCCCCAGCGACCCTCCGTGTTCAGCAGCCAGAACGTCACCGGACCCTGCTCGGGAGGCAACGGCAGCGGCCGGATCTGGTTCACACTCAACCGGTCGTCCGGCGCCAGCTTCTTGTATTCGAAATCGAGGATCCACCGGTCCTGCGGCGGCATCACCCGCTCCCATTCCCGGCTCGCCGCGTCGAGAAGGCCGTAGAGTTCCTCGTACTCCCCCGTCCACTCCAGCACCTCGCCCCCCAGCGGCACCAGACTCGACCGCGACTCGACCTCGAAGAACGGCGGCCCGGACGAAAACCGCGTGACCTTCACCACCTCAGGCCGCGCGCCCCCCTCCGGATTGCTCACCGACACCGCCCCCACCTGCGTCACCAGGGTCCCGTTGATCGTCCGCAACGCGCCGCTTCGCCGGATCTCCATCGTGGCCACCCCGTTCGCCCGCTCGATCTCGTCCGGCGCCGAGTAATGCACCAGCACGGCCATCCCGACGTCCGCCTCGTTCACCCCGTGCCGCAACCGCTCGAGAAACGCATTGTCGTTGAAGAAACTCGCGTACACCCGGCGCAACGCCCGGAACACCCCGCGCTCCGCACGCTCCTCCGGATCGCACCGGCTCGGCCCCGCCGTGTCGTCGTCCAGATCGTCCGCCAGACATCCGCTGTAACTGTCGTACAACCCCGCCCCGATGAACTGTTCGCTGTCCTCCATGTTCGTCGAACTCCGGAACCGGATCTTCCGCATCGGATCGAACCCCGCCCCCACCAGCGCCTCCAGAATCGCCTGCTTCTGCACCGGCGTGAAATCCGCCCGGTTCCTCACCCCATCCCGCACCTCCGCCAGCGCCGTCTGCACCGCCCCCATGTCCGGCGGCCACGCAAACCCTCCCAGCCTCGCCTCCACCCACGCCCCAAGTGTCCCCCCACCCGCCCATCCCTGCTCCAGAAACGCATCCCACAGGTCGAACGTGAAGGCGATCGCCGGCGACGGCGAGTTCCCGGGCAACGATTGCCTCAGGATTCCGAAGTTCGCCGCCTTCCCCCCCACATGCCTCAGATCCCCCGGCCCCAGCGGATCCACCGCCACATGAAACACGCCTCGCGCCGCCTTGGGCTCGATGTCCAACCGCGGCGCCGCCTTGTGCGCCAGAATCGCCTCCCGCATCGGGGCCTCGATCTCACTCCCCATCGGCCACACCCACACCTCGCAACCCAGAAACTGCTGCACCGCCCGCACCAGAACCTCCCGCCCCGCCCACCCCCGCAGCGCCTCCTCCGCCTCCTCCCCCGCCAGATGCACAAACGGAATCCCAAACGACTTCGCCAGGAGCGCCACATGCGAGTTCGGCGTGGCCGGGCTCAACGACACAATCCCCGCCAGCGGCGGCACCTCCGCCGGCACCGCCTCCGTCAACAGCACGTCGTCCGGGCGCAACCTCCCCTCCCGGTACGCCGTCCCGATCTCCGCCGCAGGCACCCACGTCATCCGGCCCAGCGCCCATCCCGGCGCGTAACACTCGTCCCCGGTCACCCATCTCCCCGCCGTCCCCACCGGAATCCCCTGCCCCGCAAACCAGTCGCGATGTTCCCGCGCCACCTCCGCCTGCTCGAACGTCGGCAGGTAGAACGCCGCCAGATTCTCAGGCCCAAGGATCGCCGCCCGCACCGTTCCAAACCACTCGGCCACCGCCTCCCGCGGATAGGCATCGTGCCCCACCAGTTGAATCGCCACCTCCCGCAGTTCCGGCGTCGGCGGAAACAACACCGCCCCCAGCACCGCCCGCTGCCCCGCCACCCTCAATGTCACCGCATCGAACTCCGCCCGCGTCATCCCCCGGAACGCCGGCATTCGTTCCACCGCGAAATCGTAGTGGAACCGGTACCGCCCGCTGTCCTGAAAAATCACCCGGTCCGGCCGGTCCAGCTCGATCGCAAACTTGATCCACCTCGCCTCCAGCTTCCAAGGCGGCGGTTCCTCCGACCGAAACGCCTCCTCGCCCACCCCCTGCACCAGGTTCTTCCAGTCGTCCTCCCCAGTCCGCAGTCGCAGCAACCCCCGATAAAACACGCCCGGCACCCCAACCGCCGTCCGGTCCACCACCCCTTCCAGCGGTCCATGACCCCGCACCCATTCGCCCCATTCCCCCAATGCCCCGGCCCGCTCCAACACCACCACCTGGTCCGCCGCCGCCGTCACCCCCAGCACCGGCCGCCCCATCCCATCCCTTCCCACTCCCATCTCCGCCGCCCCTCCCTGCAGCCCCGCCATCCACCCCATCCCAATCACCGCCCCAACCACGCCGCGTCCCACCCGCAACAACATCCTTCGCATGCCCTCAACCCACTCATGCCTGACCCACCCGATCCAATCCCCCAATCGGGGCACCCGATCCCCCTGGCTCCCGTCCCAGTACCCCCGACGACGACGCCGCAATAAACTGCCGCATGCGGCATCCCACTTCGGCCCCCTGAAACAAGATCACGCCGTGCGACGCATCCTCCATCTCCTCGTACCGCGCCCCCCGGATCAGCTCGGCCAGACGCCGCCCGTACCGCGGCGGAGCGATCGGATCCTCCGCCGCACTCAGCACCCACGTCGGAATCCCCTCAAGCTCGCCCAATCGCCCGGACCCACCGTGCCGCCGCAGCGCCCCAACCTGGCGTCCCACCACCCCCGGCCATTCCGCCAGATCCCGCCCAATCCATGCCGCCACCCGCCCCGCCACGGCGTCCAGATCCCCCATGGCCCGGTGCCGCCTTGACATCAGCATCCCCAGAAATGCCCGCCGCCGCATTCCCCGCGTCCCCAACCGCGTCCGCATTCCCATCCATATCGACCATGGCGTCAGGCGCGCCCCGTCCCGCCCCCGCGCAAAGGTGCAGAGCAGCGACAGACTCCGCACCCGCCCCGGATGATCCAACGCCAGTTGCTGCGCCACCACACCCCCCATCGAATGCCCCACCACATGCGCCGAACGCCATCCCGCCGCCTCCATCAGCGCCGCCGCATCCCCCGCCATCGCCTCGATCGTGATCGGCCCCCCGCACGGCACGCTCCGCCCAATCCCCCGATGGTCGAAGAACAAGACCGAATGGTCCCGCGCCAGCTCGTCCACCAGCGGACGCCACCCCTCCCCCGTCACCCCCACCCCCTGGATCATCAGCACCGGCGCCCCAATTCCGGAACGCTCATAGTGCAGGGTCACATCCTCGCGCCTTAACGTCGCCACCCCTCCATCGTCCCCAATCCCTCTCCGCCCCCGCAATTCCCCGACAGGGGTACCCCAATCGGGTGATGCCACTTTCAGGTCTCAGGTCTCAGGTCTCAGGTCTCAGGTCTCAGGTCTCAGGTCTCAGGTCTCAGGTCTCAGGTTACGAGAACGGGAACGAGGACTGCTGAAAAACTAAGATGCCGCACCCCCCATCCGGCACCCCCCACGGCGCCTCGTTGACGCCCCCCCGCCCTCCCCGCTACACACGCCTCCGCATGGCCCATCCCATCGGCATCATCGGCGGCACCGGACTCTACCAGATCGAAGGCTTCACCGACACCCGCTGGGTCAAGGTCCGCACCCCCTTCGGTCCCCCCTCCGACGAACTCCTTACCGGCCGCCTCGCCGGACGCGAGGTCGTCTTCCTCCCACGCCATGGCCGCGGTCACCGCCTCCTCCCCAGCGAACTTCCCCACCGCGCCAACATCTGGGCCCTCAAGAAACTCGGCGTCGCCTGGATCGTCTCCATCAGCGCCGTCGGCTCCCTCCAGAAACGTTACCGCCCCCGCGACATCGTCTTCCCCGACCAGTTCCTCGACCGCACCAAGCAGTCCGCCACCCACACCTTCTTCGGCCGCGGCATCGTCGCCCACGTCGGCTTCGCCCATCCCATGTGCGAAGACCTCCGCCGCATCCTGGTCGCCAGCGCCCGGCGCCTTCGCATCCGCTGCCACGACGGCGGCACCTACGTCTGCATGGAAGGCCCCGCCTTCAGCACCCAGGCCGAATCCCTCGCCAATCGTGCCGCCGGTCACGCCGTCATCGGCATGACCAACCTCGGCGAGGCCAAGTGCGCCCGCGAAGCCGAAGTCGCCTACGCCACCGCCGCCATGGTCACCGACTACGACTGCTGGAACGAGGACGACCACGTCAGCCTCCCGGTGGTCATGGAACATCTCCACGCCAACGCCGCCACCGCCCAGCGCCTCATCCTGGAAGTCCTCCCGCGTATCCCGGAAACCCCGTCGTCCCGCGCCCATTCCGCCCTCAAAACCGCCCTCCTCACCGCCCCGGAACTCTGGCCCGCTCGCACCGTCCGCGAACTCCAGCCCATCCTCGCCCCTTATCTCAAAAACCCCTGACCGCCTGCTATCCCATCCCCCGTTCCCGCGCCTCGTCCCGCAACCGCTGCAGCACCCCCTCCACGCTTCCCCGCAACTTCAGCGCCTCCACCACCGGACCCGCCATCAACTCCGAGACCTGCGGAATGTGCCCCTCCTCGTGCTCCCCGATCTCCCGGACGCTGTCCACCACCAATCCTACCAACCCGAGGCCCGCGGGCGGCGCCTCCATCTGGAGCACCACCACACACGATCGCTTCGCCGATTCGTTCGCCAACCCCGTTCCACCCGCCCTCAGGTCCACCACCGGAACGATCTGGCCCCGCAACCGAATGACCCCCCGCAGCACCGATACCCCCTGTCGC
Encoded proteins:
- a CDS encoding alpha/beta fold hydrolase, producing the protein MIQGVGVTGEGWRPLVDELARDHSVLFFDHRGIGRSVPCGGPITIEAMAGDAAALMEAAGWRSAHVVGHSMGGVVAQQLALDHPGRVRSLSLLCTFARGRDGARLTPWSIWMGMRTRLGTRGMRRRAFLGMLMSRRHRAMGDLDAVAGRVAAWIGRDLAEWPGVVGRQVGALRRHGGSGRLGELEGIPTWVLSAAEDPIAPPRYGRRLAELIRGARYEEMEDASHGVILFQGAEVGCRMRQFIAASSSGVLGREPGGSGAPIGGLDRVGQA
- the mtnP gene encoding S-methyl-5'-thioadenosine phosphorylase, translating into MAHPIGIIGGTGLYQIEGFTDTRWVKVRTPFGPPSDELLTGRLAGREVVFLPRHGRGHRLLPSELPHRANIWALKKLGVAWIVSISAVGSLQKRYRPRDIVFPDQFLDRTKQSATHTFFGRGIVAHVGFAHPMCEDLRRILVASARRLRIRCHDGGTYVCMEGPAFSTQAESLANRAAGHAVIGMTNLGEAKCAREAEVAYATAAMVTDYDCWNEDDHVSLPVVMEHLHANAATAQRLILEVLPRIPETPSSRAHSALKTALLTAPELWPARTVRELQPILAPYLKNP
- a CDS encoding chemotaxis protein CheW yields the protein MNAVVTQDPAESGAGRMAERQVAMVLGEALCAVPVKVVREVVRLPSLPTPRQGVSVLRGVIRLRGQIVPVVDLRAGGTGLANESAKRSCVVVLQMEAPPAGLGLVGLVVDSVREIGEHEEGHIPQVSELMAGPVVEALKLRGSVEGVLQRLRDEARERGMG